Genomic window (Egicoccus halophilus):
GGAACCGTCGAACTTCAGGTGCACCTCGCACCCGGTCAGCGCCGAGAGCGCCTCCGAGTGGATCAGCGGGGTGCCGCCCTCGCGCAGGGTCACGACCGGCGTGGCGTCGGTGACCGGCATGCGGTCGCGGTACTCCTCGATGATGCCCCGCCAGACGTGGGGGCCGCGCTGCTCGGCGCCGGATCCGGGGACGGACAGGCCGGTCATGACGCGAACACCTCCGACTCGACCCGCAGCACGCTGGCGACGCTGCGGACGTTGGTCATCGCGGCCAGGGCACCGACGGTCTGCTGCAGGTCGCCCTCCCGCGCCCGGTGGGTGATCAGCACCAGCTGGGCCGAGTCGCCCGCACCCTCCTGCCACACCTGCGCGATCGACACGCCGTGGTCACCGAAGGTCCGGGCCACGTCGGCCAGCACGCCGGCCTGGTCGTCGACGGCCAGCAGCACGTAGTACTGGGTCTGCAGGTCCTCGATGGGGCGGATCGCCTTCGCGCGGTGCACCGACTCGGCGGCGCCGCGGGCGGTCTGCAGCAGGTTGCGCGCCACGTCGATGACGTCGCCGACGACGGCCGAGGCGGTCGGCATCGCGCCGGCCCCACGGCCGTAGAACATCAGCTGACCGGCGGCCTCGGCCTCGACGTACACGGCGTTGAACGCGTCACGGACGCTGGCCAGCGGGTGCTCCTTGGGCAGGAACACCGGATGGACGCGGGCGCCGACCCGGTCGTCGACCTCGCTGGCGATCCCGACGAGCTTGACGACGTAGCCGAGCCGGTCGGCCACGCGCAGGTCGGTGGCGGTGATGGCGGCGATGCCCTCGCGGAACACGTCGGAGGCATGCACGACGGTGTCGAACGCCAACGAGGCGAGGATCGCGCACTTCGCGGCGGCGTCGTGGCCACCGACGTCGGCGGTCGGGTCGGCCTCGGCGTACCCGAGCCTCTGCGCGTCGGCCAGCACCTCGGCGTAGTCGGCACCCTCCTCGCTCATCTTCGTGAGGATGTAGTTCGTCGTGCCGTTGAGGATGCCGACCACCCGCGTGACGCGATCGCCCGCCAGCGACTCCTTCAGGGGGCGGATGATGGGGATCGCCCCCGCGACGGCGGCCTCGTAGGCGAAGTCGACACCGGCAGCCCGTGCGGCCTCGTACAGCTCCGGCCCGGCGTCGGCGACCAGTTCCTTGTTCGCGGTGACGACCGGCTTGCCCAGCTCGAGGGCCCGACGGATCAGGCCCCCCGCGGGGTCGAGCCCACCCATCACCTCGACGACCACGTCGACGTCCGGGTCCTCGACCACGGCCGAGGGGTCGGTGGTGAAGACGTCCCGGGACACCGGCAGTCCCCGGGCGCTCGCCTTGTCGAGGTCGCGGACCGCGATGCGGACCACCTCGAGACGCGCGCCCGTCCGGGCCGTGATGTCGTCGACCTCGCCGGACAGCAGCGTGACGACACCGCCCCCGACGGTGCCACAGCCGAGCAGGCCGATGCGCAGAACACGGTCCAAGGGGCGTGCCTCGTGTCGACGGTGCGAGAGGGACGCGAGCCTATCCGTGCGCACCAGCCCGCCCGTGCCCGTCCGCGGGACACGCCGAGCCTACGGGCGCAGGTGACGGCCGGTCGCGGTCCAGACCGTGGCGTGCGGGACGAAGCCGAGGCGGCGGTAGATCTGTTCGGCACGTCCGCCCGGTTCGGCACCGACCCCGACGCGTGCGTCGGGCTCGAGGTGCAGATGGCCGGTGACCGCGGCGTGGGTCAGCGCGGCGGCGACCCCGAGCCCCCGGTGCACGGGGTGGACGATCACGTCCTCGACGGCCGCGAGCCCCTGGCGGTCGTGGACGAGCGTGGCGCGGGCGACCGGAGCACCGTGCCGCTGCGCGACCCACACCTGGGCGCGCTCGGCCGTCGCGAGCTCCCGCTGCACGTCGACGCTCCAGGCGACGAACTCCTCGTCCCAGGCCCGCCACCGCTCGGGATCACCGACGTCGTCGGCGTCGTAGCGGTACAGCACCGTCGCCGCGTGCCAACGACGGTCGGTCGGCTGCGGGTCCACCGCCGACGGCGGCGGGACGGGTGCGATCGTGACGGGCGCGGCCGGGGGGGCGTGCAGCTCGTCGAGCAGCAGCACGGTCAGGGGTTCGAGGTGCAACCCCAGCACGTCGGCCGCGCGTCGCAACGCCGGGTCCGGGGTCGGAGCGGCCGGCGGCGCGTCGTCGGGCAGCGGCACCTCCCACCGCAGGCGGGCCTGCCGGGCACCGAGGACACCGATCGTCTCGTCGAAGCGCGTCGTCCAGCGCTCGAGGTCGTCGGGGGTCGGCACCGCCAGCAGGTCGAGGGTGTTGCCGTCGCGGAAGTCGGGACGCGACGGGGTCCGGACGCTGACGTGGTCGCGTGCGTAGGTGACCAGCGACCGACCCGACAGCGACGTGCGCAGCACGGCCAGGCCCAACCGCTCGTCGACCCGGCGCAGACCTCCGCTGCCGCCCACGGCCTCGTCCTTCCAGCTCGGAGTCCCCGCCGCTCAGCGCAACGGGACGTCGCGTGCGACCAGGTCGTCGAGCGTCTCGCGTCGGATGATCGTGCGGACCTGGCCGTCGCGGACGAGCACGGCGGCGGGGCGCGGGA
Coding sequences:
- a CDS encoding homoserine dehydrogenase, with translation MDRVLRIGLLGCGTVGGGVVTLLSGEVDDITARTGARLEVVRIAVRDLDKASARGLPVSRDVFTTDPSAVVEDPDVDVVVEVMGGLDPAGGLIRRALELGKPVVTANKELVADAGPELYEAARAAGVDFAYEAAVAGAIPIIRPLKESLAGDRVTRVVGILNGTTNYILTKMSEEGADYAEVLADAQRLGYAEADPTADVGGHDAAAKCAILASLAFDTVVHASDVFREGIAAITATDLRVADRLGYVVKLVGIASEVDDRVGARVHPVFLPKEHPLASVRDAFNAVYVEAEAAGQLMFYGRGAGAMPTASAVVGDVIDVARNLLQTARGAAESVHRAKAIRPIEDLQTQYYVLLAVDDQAGVLADVARTFGDHGVSIAQVWQEGAGDSAQLVLITHRAREGDLQQTVGALAAMTNVRSVASVLRVESEVFAS
- a CDS encoding GNAT family N-acetyltransferase, with the translated sequence MGGSGGLRRVDERLGLAVLRTSLSGRSLVTYARDHVSVRTPSRPDFRDGNTLDLLAVPTPDDLERWTTRFDETIGVLGARQARLRWEVPLPDDAPPAAPTPDPALRRAADVLGLHLEPLTVLLLDELHAPPAAPVTIAPVPPPSAVDPQPTDRRWHAATVLYRYDADDVGDPERWRAWDEEFVAWSVDVQRELATAERAQVWVAQRHGAPVARATLVHDRQGLAAVEDVIVHPVHRGLGVAAALTHAAVTGHLHLEPDARVGVGAEPGGRAEQIYRRLGFVPHATVWTATGRHLRP